A section of the Flavobacterium sp. CG_23.5 genome encodes:
- a CDS encoding CsbD family protein yields the protein MNTEELKGNWDEQKGKLKQKFAALTDNDVLFKEGQKEEMIARLQLKLGKTKEELLKIIAEL from the coding sequence ATGAACACTGAAGAATTAAAAGGAAATTGGGATGAACAAAAAGGTAAATTAAAACAAAAGTTCGCTGCTTTGACTGATAATGACGTATTGTTTAAGGAAGGACAAAAAGAAGAAATGATTGCAAGGCTGCAATTAAAATTGGGTAAAACCAAAGAAGAATTACTAAAGATTATTGCCGAGCTTTAA
- a CDS encoding MlaD family protein, whose amino-acid sequence MNKESGFQWKLGMFVIIGLVLFIGTIYFIGKQKNMFGSTFNLKSNFKNVSGLQVGNNVRFSGINIGTVSEIELTTDSSVVVVFLLKDEVRKYIKTDATVSIGSDGLMGDKVLTISPGKFSNKIVNDNDVIASSQPIDMDDLMKSVKKSVDNAGIITAQLAEFSVSMNNKNGTLSRVMTDNAFANNITNTMANLETSSNEFSKFTSKMNNGKGALSKLVTDEKMGKMVDSTMNNIKVTTKSLTEITEAAKHNFLLRGYFNKKKKEEEKKQEELDNQDEMEMKKAMKASEDSIPKK is encoded by the coding sequence ATGAATAAAGAATCTGGGTTCCAATGGAAATTGGGAATGTTTGTTATAATTGGATTAGTCCTTTTTATTGGTACTATCTATTTTATTGGAAAACAAAAAAATATGTTTGGCTCCACTTTTAATTTAAAATCAAACTTTAAAAATGTGAGTGGTCTCCAAGTGGGAAATAATGTGCGTTTTTCGGGAATTAATATTGGTACAGTAAGTGAGATTGAATTAACGACCGATTCATCTGTGGTTGTAGTTTTTTTGCTAAAAGATGAAGTGCGAAAGTATATTAAAACTGATGCTACAGTAAGTATTGGTTCAGATGGATTAATGGGTGATAAAGTTTTGACTATATCCCCTGGAAAATTTTCGAACAAGATTGTGAATGACAATGATGTAATTGCTTCTAGTCAGCCTATAGACATGGATGATCTTATGAAAAGCGTAAAAAAGAGTGTTGATAATGCAGGAATCATAACGGCACAACTTGCCGAATTTTCTGTGAGTATGAACAATAAAAATGGAACATTATCTAGAGTGATGACAGACAATGCATTTGCTAATAATATAACTAATACTATGGCAAATCTGGAAACTAGTTCTAATGAATTTTCCAAATTTACAAGTAAAATGAATAATGGAAAAGGTGCCTTATCCAAATTAGTGACTGATGAAAAGATGGGGAAAATGGTTGATTCAACCATGAATAATATAAAAGTTACTACTAAAAGCTTAACTGAAATTACTGAAGCAGCTAAACATAATTTCTTATTAAGAGGTTACTTTAATAAAAAGAAAAAAGAAGAAGAAAAGAAACAGGAAGAGTTAGATAATCAAGATGAAATGGAAATGAAAAAAGCTATGAAGGCTAGTGAAGATAGCATTCCTAAAAAATAA
- a CDS encoding flavodoxin reductase, giving the protein MEKYIVKIKSLVNITHDVLQIVTTKPDNYNFSPGQATEISINKTGWESKKNPFTFTSLPENDYLEFTIKTYPSHKGVTNELLKLKENDELILHEVFGYITYKGEGIFIAGGAGVTPFISIFRHLKKVDKIGHNKLIFANKTKEDIILEDEFKKLLGNNFINILSQEKLDGYANGQITADFIKNSKEGNDEIFYLCGPPPMMEAIESQLISLNVKKENIVKEKM; this is encoded by the coding sequence ATGGAAAAATATATAGTAAAAATTAAATCTCTAGTAAATATCACACATGATGTGTTACAAATTGTGACAACAAAACCTGATAATTATAACTTTTCTCCAGGACAAGCTACAGAGATATCTATAAACAAAACAGGCTGGGAAAGTAAAAAAAATCCTTTTACTTTCACTAGTTTGCCAGAAAACGATTATCTCGAGTTTACTATAAAAACCTATCCATCTCACAAAGGCGTAACTAATGAACTTTTAAAATTAAAAGAAAATGATGAGCTAATTCTTCATGAAGTCTTTGGTTACATTACATATAAAGGCGAAGGTATTTTTATCGCTGGAGGAGCCGGAGTAACACCTTTTATTTCTATTTTCAGGCATCTTAAAAAAGTAGACAAAATAGGTCATAACAAACTTATTTTTGCAAATAAAACTAAAGAAGATATAATATTAGAAGACGAATTTAAAAAATTATTAGGCAATAATTTTATCAATATTCTATCTCAAGAAAAACTAGATGGCTATGCAAATGGACAAATCACCGCTGATTTTATAAAAAATTCTAAGGAAGGAAATGATGAAATTTTTTATTTATGCGGACCTCCACCAATGATGGAAGCTATAGAAAGTCAATTAATCTCGTTAAATGTCAAAAAAGAAAATATCGTGAAGGAAAAAATGTAA
- a CDS encoding YtxH domain-containing protein, with amino-acid sequence MKTDKVVLGILGGVAAGALLGILFAPEKGDKTRRRIMDKSNDYADELKDKLDTLLGTMTDKYEKIWKEGENLIAEGKSKFQDLKSEGTSRFDDAKAEGKSKYEEVKSEGKSKFEDFKSDIKNSNI; translated from the coding sequence ATGAAAACAGATAAAGTAGTATTAGGGATATTAGGTGGTGTTGCTGCCGGAGCATTATTAGGAATCTTATTTGCTCCTGAAAAAGGAGACAAAACTAGAAGAAGAATTATGGATAAAAGTAATGATTATGCTGACGAGTTGAAAGACAAATTAGATACATTGCTAGGAACCATGACTGATAAATATGAGAAAATTTGGAAAGAAGGCGAAAATTTAATCGCTGAAGGAAAATCAAAATTTCAAGATTTAAAATCAGAAGGAACTTCTAGATTTGATGATGCGAAAGCAGAAGGAAAATCAAAATATGAAGAGGTAAAATCTGAAGGGAAATCAAAATTTGAAGATTTTAAAAGTGATATAAAAAATTCAAATATTTAA
- a CDS encoding lmo0937 family membrane protein, with translation MSNLLYTIAVILIIFWAIGFFAYSAGSIIHILLVIAVIAIILRLIQGRRL, from the coding sequence ATGAGCAATTTACTTTACACCATCGCAGTCATTTTAATTATTTTTTGGGCAATTGGATTCTTCGCATACAGTGCTGGATCAATTATACATATCCTACTTGTTATTGCAGTTATAGCAATAATTTTAAGACTTATTCAAGGACGAAGATTATAA
- a CDS encoding MlaE family ABC transporter permease, which yields MTIYLKNIFNDLGKVSLFVIRFFKEVFKPPYEFKEFIKQCYTIGYKSLPLVTITGFIMGLVLTLQSRPTLAKFGAESWLPGMVALSLIREIAPVITALICAGKVSSGIGAELGSMKVTEQIDAMEVAAINPFKYLVITRILATTLMVPLLVIYADGIGMVGGWIGVNMHSDVNAPRYLAKVFESLAFIDIVPATIKTFFFGFFIGMIGCYKGFTAANGTESVGKAANSAVVTASLTIFIIDMLAVQITDLFF from the coding sequence TTGACTATTTATTTAAAGAATATTTTTAACGATCTAGGTAAAGTATCGCTATTTGTAATTCGGTTTTTCAAAGAAGTTTTTAAACCTCCTTATGAATTTAAAGAGTTCATCAAGCAATGTTACACCATTGGATATAAATCCTTACCATTAGTAACCATTACTGGTTTTATCATGGGATTAGTACTTACACTTCAATCAAGGCCCACGTTAGCTAAATTTGGTGCAGAATCTTGGTTGCCAGGAATGGTTGCACTTTCACTGATAAGAGAAATTGCCCCTGTGATTACAGCCTTAATTTGTGCAGGAAAAGTTTCATCCGGTATTGGAGCAGAATTAGGTTCCATGAAAGTGACTGAACAAATTGATGCGATGGAAGTAGCTGCTATTAATCCTTTTAAATACTTAGTAATTACAAGAATTTTGGCCACCACATTGATGGTTCCCCTTCTAGTTATTTATGCCGATGGTATTGGTATGGTTGGTGGATGGATCGGTGTTAATATGCACAGTGATGTAAACGCGCCGCGATATCTCGCTAAAGTATTCGAGTCATTAGCCTTCATAGATATTGTTCCGGCAACAATTAAAACTTTTTTCTTTGGATTTTTTATTGGAATGATTGGTTGTTACAAAGGGTTTACTGCTGCTAACGGTACAGAAAGTGTTGGTAAAGCAGCTAATTCAGCAGTAGTAACTGCTTCCTTGACCATCTTCATTATTGATATGCTGGCAGTACAAATAACTGATTTATTCTTTTAA
- a CDS encoding DUF4382 domain-containing protein yields MKMKKMKIIFSFLVLGIVMISCNNDGNTASYPYAVKMTDAPGPYTKVNIDLQGVEVTGDAGQTVTLNVRKGIYNLLDFSNGASTLIATDSLEISKVQQIRLILGTNNTVVVDNVTYPLSTPSAEQSGLKLQVHQTLEQGILYSVLLDFDANKSIVNTGNGTYKLKPVIRTIETAISGNIKGKITPAGSLAVVTAVDILTNLSYSTNVNASGDFLVMGLPSGTYSVTITPVLPLLPVTKTTIVVTTGLTTNLGTIAF; encoded by the coding sequence ATGAAAATGAAAAAAATGAAAATTATTTTTTCTTTCTTAGTTCTTGGAATTGTAATGATTTCATGTAATAATGATGGAAATACAGCAAGTTATCCTTATGCAGTGAAAATGACAGATGCACCAGGACCGTATACTAAAGTAAATATTGACCTACAAGGTGTAGAAGTAACTGGTGATGCGGGACAAACAGTGACATTAAATGTACGTAAGGGGATTTATAACCTGCTTGATTTTTCTAACGGAGCAAGTACACTTATCGCTACAGACTCATTAGAAATTTCTAAAGTACAACAAATTAGACTTATCCTTGGAACCAACAATACGGTAGTGGTTGATAATGTAACTTATCCGTTAAGCACTCCAAGTGCTGAACAATCAGGATTGAAACTTCAAGTCCACCAAACACTTGAACAAGGTATTTTATACAGTGTTCTTCTTGATTTTGATGCTAACAAATCTATTGTTAATACAGGAAATGGTACTTACAAATTGAAACCGGTTATTAGAACAATTGAAACTGCCATAAGTGGAAATATAAAAGGTAAAATTACACCTGCAGGTAGTTTGGCTGTTGTTACGGCAGTGGATATTCTGACAAATTTATCGTATTCAACTAATGTAAATGCAAGTGGAGACTTTTTAGTTATGGGACTTCCTTCTGGGACGTATAGTGTAACAATTACTCCTGTATTACCATTGTTACCTGTGACTAAAACTACTATTGTGGTAACTACAGGTTTAACAACTAATTTAGGAACAATAGCATTTTAA
- a CDS encoding Ig-like domain-containing protein: protein MKTKKLLLTFAIALFALISGCATDDFVETVGVCPVVVSTIPAPGAIGVPLNQIISVTFNEAMNPETIQTSFTVENGTPISGKITYSGNVATFTPGALLAANTVYTGRVKTSAKDINGNALQVEYVWKFSTGVAPFVTLTDPAPLATNVPLNKIITATFNTAMDPATLVDPATTFTVKEGLNSIAGVVTYSGTMVSFKPTLLLLPGKTYTATISTAAKNVAGVPMASNYTWTFSTPIVPFVVSTDPAPLAIDVQLNKTITATFNIAMDPATLVDPATTFSVKDQLNNNIVGVVTYSGLTASFNPNLPLLSARTYTCTITTAAKSTSGIPMATNYVWTFSTALPVSGGTIPPAASGVTMGAFGGNAGITNQGLFTRINNGGIGTTAAASLITGFTDLTNGAVYTVTPLNNGLVQGGITVGSAAAPELVKANAAYNSISPASKPGGIDPGAGELGRLTLAPGIYKAASGTFKITNGDLTLDAQGDPDAVWIFQTAAALTVGDAAPSSVKLLNGAQAKNVYWYVGSTAVINYAGGGVMVGTIIANSGVTLSNPANSTNAVLQTVLNGKAISLVSSVTMVNTIINVQ from the coding sequence ATGAAAACTAAAAAGTTATTATTAACATTTGCCATCGCATTATTTGCTTTGATTTCAGGTTGCGCAACCGATGATTTCGTTGAAACAGTTGGCGTGTGTCCTGTAGTGGTTTCAACGATTCCGGCTCCTGGAGCAATTGGAGTTCCTTTGAACCAAATAATTTCAGTGACCTTCAATGAAGCGATGAATCCAGAAACGATTCAGACCTCCTTTACGGTTGAGAACGGAACACCTATTAGTGGAAAAATTACCTATTCCGGTAATGTCGCAACATTTACTCCAGGTGCTTTGCTTGCAGCAAATACAGTGTATACAGGAAGAGTAAAAACTTCTGCTAAAGATATCAATGGAAATGCGTTACAAGTTGAGTATGTTTGGAAATTTTCTACTGGTGTAGCACCTTTTGTTACGCTAACTGATCCAGCACCACTAGCTACTAATGTTCCTTTAAATAAAATAATTACTGCAACTTTTAACACGGCTATGGATCCGGCAACCTTGGTTGATCCGGCGACAACATTCACAGTAAAAGAAGGTTTAAATTCAATTGCAGGTGTAGTTACTTATTCAGGAACAATGGTTTCATTTAAACCAACGCTTTTATTATTACCTGGAAAAACATATACAGCTACTATATCAACCGCAGCTAAAAATGTTGCAGGTGTACCAATGGCAAGCAATTATACCTGGACATTTTCAACACCAATTGTACCTTTTGTAGTATCTACTGATCCTGCGCCACTTGCAATTGATGTTCAATTAAATAAAACGATTACAGCTACGTTTAATATAGCGATGGACCCTGCAACATTAGTAGATCCTGCTACAACATTCTCTGTAAAAGATCAATTAAATAATAACATTGTGGGTGTTGTTACTTATTCTGGATTAACGGCTTCATTTAATCCAAATCTGCCTTTATTATCTGCGAGAACATATACTTGCACGATAACTACTGCAGCTAAAAGTACATCAGGTATACCAATGGCAACTAATTATGTATGGACCTTTTCTACAGCCCTACCAGTTTCTGGTGGTACAATTCCGCCAGCCGCATCTGGTGTAACTATGGGAGCTTTCGGAGGAAATGCCGGAATTACCAATCAAGGTTTATTTACAAGAATTAACAATGGAGGAATTGGTACTACCGCTGCCGCATCTTTAATAACAGGTTTCACAGATCTAACTAATGGTGCTGTTTATACTGTTACACCTTTAAATAATGGACTCGTACAAGGTGGAATTACAGTTGGTTCAGCAGCAGCTCCTGAATTAGTTAAAGCTAATGCAGCTTATAATAGTATTTCTCCAGCTTCAAAACCAGGTGGTATTGATCCGGGTGCAGGTGAACTAGGTAGGTTAACTTTAGCCCCAGGTATTTATAAAGCTGCCAGTGGTACTTTTAAAATTACAAATGGGGATCTTACTTTAGATGCTCAAGGTGATCCTGATGCAGTTTGGATTTTCCAAACGGCTGCAGCATTAACAGTTGGAGATGCAGCACCAAGCAGTGTAAAACTGTTAAACGGAGCTCAAGCTAAAAATGTATATTGGTATGTAGGTAGTACAGCAGTAATTAACTACGCAGGTGGTGGAGTTATGGTTGGAACTATTATCGCTAATTCTGGAGTGACATTGTCTAATCCTGCAAACAGTACTAACGCTGTTCTTCAAACTGTGTTAAACGGTAAAGCGATATCCTTAGTTTCTTCAGTTACTATGGTAAATACAATTATTAACGTACAATAA
- a CDS encoding histidine kinase dimerization/phospho-acceptor domain-containing protein has protein sequence MITPKKIDLTNYSKNFSFQNKEKEKPAIPLIITNQELANQNQEIVKRTSELVIAKEELALQSEEKEKRAAVLVLINKKIAFKNRELAIKTAELNIANRKLTFLNEEKEKSYADFIVANKELVFQNQEKEKRAAELIIANEKLDFKNKERAFQTAQLNIANRKLLFQNQEKEKRAAELIIANRELAFQNTEKEKRAKELMTANKELKKVQGYQKEYIKGLEEMMFMTSHRVRQPIANILGLSQILNKNTNSPEEHLEYLDYIKQSALSLDTFTKDLTLFIFELGKKGKQNL, from the coding sequence GTGATTACACCAAAAAAAATTGACTTAACTAATTATAGTAAAAACTTTTCTTTTCAAAATAAGGAAAAAGAAAAACCAGCTATACCATTAATTATAACTAATCAAGAATTGGCGAATCAAAACCAAGAAATAGTTAAGCGAACATCTGAACTTGTCATTGCAAAGGAGGAACTTGCGCTTCAGAGCGAAGAAAAAGAAAAGAGAGCGGCAGTGCTAGTACTTATCAATAAAAAAATTGCCTTCAAAAATAGAGAACTGGCCATTAAAACGGCAGAACTAAATATTGCTAATCGAAAGCTTACCTTTCTAAATGAAGAAAAAGAAAAAAGTTATGCTGACTTTATTGTGGCAAACAAAGAACTCGTGTTTCAAAACCAAGAAAAAGAAAAAAGAGCTGCCGAGTTAATAATTGCTAATGAAAAACTTGATTTCAAAAATAAAGAAAGAGCATTTCAAACTGCACAACTTAACATTGCTAATAGGAAACTTCTTTTCCAAAATCAAGAAAAAGAAAAACGTGCGGCTGAGTTAATTATTGCGAATCGTGAGCTTGCTTTTCAAAATACAGAAAAAGAAAAAAGAGCTAAAGAGTTAATGACTGCAAATAAAGAACTTAAAAAAGTTCAAGGATATCAAAAAGAGTATATAAAAGGACTTGAAGAAATGATGTTTATGACTTCACATAGAGTTCGACAACCTATTGCTAATATTTTAGGACTATCTCAAATCCTAAATAAAAATACTAATTCACCAGAAGAACATCTAGAGTATTTAGATTATATAAAACAATCTGCTTTATCTCTTGATACCTTTACCAAAGACCTTACCTTATTTATTTTCGAACTAGGAAAAAAAGGAAAACAAAATTTATAG
- a CDS encoding ABC transporter ATP-binding protein: protein MIQEQTYMDTPTPPDKKNAIIEIVDLHKSFGKNDVLKGVNLTVNKGENLVVLGKSGSGKSITIKCLVGLVVADKGEIKVFDTDITKLNNNELNEIRGRIGFLFQNAALYDSMSVRENLGFTLERHVPNLSSEELETEIVEVLESVGLAEAIDKMPSELSGGMRKRIGLARTLILKPEIILYDEPTTGLDTITSREISELILDIQKKNNTSSIIITHDMACAKHTADRLMILKDGVIHAEGTYEELEKSEDEWVRSFFI from the coding sequence ATGATACAAGAACAAACATATATGGATACTCCTACTCCACCGGACAAGAAAAATGCCATAATAGAAATCGTCGACTTACATAAATCCTTTGGAAAAAACGATGTCTTAAAAGGAGTTAATTTGACCGTCAATAAAGGGGAAAACTTGGTAGTTTTAGGAAAATCCGGATCTGGAAAATCAATCACTATTAAATGCTTGGTGGGATTAGTTGTTGCAGATAAAGGTGAAATAAAAGTATTTGATACGGATATTACCAAATTGAACAATAATGAACTTAACGAAATAAGAGGTAGAATTGGATTTCTTTTTCAAAATGCTGCTTTGTATGATTCAATGAGCGTAAGAGAGAATCTTGGTTTTACATTAGAACGACATGTACCTAATTTATCTTCAGAAGAATTAGAAACTGAAATAGTGGAAGTATTAGAAAGTGTTGGACTCGCTGAAGCTATAGATAAAATGCCATCTGAATTGTCAGGAGGTATGCGTAAAAGAATTGGATTGGCACGTACACTTATACTCAAACCTGAAATAATATTATATGATGAACCTACAACTGGACTGGATACAATAACTTCAAGGGAAATAAGCGAATTAATACTGGACATTCAGAAAAAAAACAATACTTCTTCCATAATTATTACGCACGATATGGCTTGTGCAAAACATACAGCGGATCGATTGATGATTTTAAAAGATGGTGTAATCCATGCGGAGGGCACATACGAAGAATTAGAAAAAAGTGAGGACGAATGGGTCCGTTCCTTCTTCATTTAA
- a CDS encoding low affinity iron permease family protein, protein MGKFYSQLEVLFEKLTSVATSILGNSITFIIAFALVLYWWTNSFFSTQDRHQIIGDIIFGTTFLSLFIIQKSFNKFSASLHLKINELVSSHDTARNAVLNVEAKTEREITELSKEYSELADQIMEMEDEIDQVDEKIEEK, encoded by the coding sequence ATGGGTAAATTTTATAGTCAACTAGAAGTTCTTTTCGAAAAATTAACTTCCGTAGCAACATCTATATTGGGTAATTCAATCACCTTTATTATTGCTTTCGCCTTAGTATTATATTGGTGGACGAATAGTTTTTTCTCTACTCAAGATAGACATCAAATTATAGGTGATATTATTTTTGGGACTACTTTTTTAAGTTTATTTATTATTCAAAAGTCGTTTAATAAATTTTCAGCTTCATTACATTTAAAAATAAATGAACTGGTTTCGTCTCATGACACAGCTAGAAATGCCGTATTGAATGTCGAAGCAAAAACTGAACGGGAAATTACAGAACTTTCAAAAGAATATAGCGAACTGGCTGATCAAATTATGGAAATGGAGGATGAAATTGATCAGGTTGACGAGAAAATTGAAGAAAAATAG
- a CDS encoding porin family protein, giving the protein MKNSNKLIFASLVLTFMAFNNVKAQDNVTKFGVKGGVNFSNLYTDNADDENVLTGFNIGLYAKVPVTNSISIQPEVYYTGKGAEVVYNNALANGTAKFKLNYIEVPVMLVANVTKNFNVQVGPYAGYLISGKTTNESNNGTFNFENNINKDDFNKIDAGVAAGLGIDLETVSFGVRYNYGLTKVGKERSYSGTNYTFPDGKNSVLSFYGAFSFN; this is encoded by the coding sequence ATGAAAAACTCGAACAAACTGATTTTTGCTTCTTTGGTATTAACTTTTATGGCATTCAATAATGTTAAAGCACAGGACAATGTAACAAAATTTGGTGTTAAAGGAGGCGTAAACTTCTCTAATCTTTATACAGATAATGCAGATGACGAAAATGTATTAACAGGCTTTAATATTGGTTTATATGCCAAAGTACCTGTAACAAACTCCATTTCCATTCAACCTGAAGTATATTATACTGGAAAGGGTGCTGAAGTAGTTTACAACAATGCACTTGCCAATGGAACTGCGAAATTCAAACTAAACTATATTGAAGTTCCAGTTATGTTAGTTGCGAATGTTACAAAAAATTTCAACGTGCAAGTAGGTCCTTATGCAGGATATTTAATTAGTGGTAAAACTACTAATGAATCTAACAACGGTACTTTTAATTTCGAAAATAATATAAACAAAGACGATTTTAATAAAATTGATGCTGGAGTTGCTGCGGGTCTTGGGATCGATTTGGAAACTGTAAGTTTTGGAGTCCGTTACAATTACGGTCTTACGAAAGTAGGAAAAGAAAGAAGCTACAGTGGAACAAATTATACTTTTCCTGACGGAAAAAATAGTGTCTTAAGCTTCTACGGTGCATTTTCATTTAATTAG
- a CDS encoding Ig-like domain-containing protein, with protein MKAKNLLLTLAIVLIALISGCSSDQSMDTTATVPVVNVTSPLNSAINTPLDQVIAVTFNEAINPSTTQTVFTLQQGTTVVPGTVSTNGATITFTPASPLAPNTTYTATVTVSSVDLLGHATLQSTNTWTFSTGGFVTPSVSSTDPAPNATGVFINKNVSATFNMPMNASTINGTTFTVMQGTTPVAGNVSYDGTNAIFNPNVDFAINTQYTATITTGAKNIQGTTIAKNYVWKFTTGSVLAAKVLSTDPLNNATNVAANKVITINFSMPMDVSTFTSANITLKSGTTTILGNLTYNLTKDVAYFTPSSNLLLNTTYTATVTTAVKNAAGVPLANNYIWSFNTNVPVTGSLVDLKSVARFGIISGVGVSNNAGFSQIRNMDVGISPGVRSSITGFPPATIVNGAIYASDDIAPAGTAAMLTQAKKDLTDAYLFVEGASYSAPIGIAGDQGGKTLVAGIYKSTSTLLVQNGNLTLSGSATDVWIFQIASAFTTVGGAGGNIVLAGGALAKNVYWQTGSSATIGNYTNFQGNVLALQSITMGSHATATGRMLARNGAVVMTDTNIITKP; from the coding sequence ATGAAAGCTAAAAATTTACTATTAACTCTAGCAATCGTACTTATTGCTTTAATTTCTGGATGTTCCTCAGATCAATCCATGGATACTACGGCAACAGTTCCAGTTGTGAATGTTACTAGCCCTTTAAACAGCGCTATTAACACACCTTTAGACCAGGTAATTGCGGTGACCTTCAATGAAGCGATCAACCCAAGTACTACTCAAACAGTTTTTACGTTACAGCAAGGGACTACAGTGGTTCCGGGAACAGTTTCTACTAATGGTGCAACCATAACTTTTACGCCTGCTTCACCGCTAGCGCCAAACACTACTTACACCGCTACAGTAACAGTGTCGTCTGTAGATTTATTAGGTCATGCGACTTTACAATCAACGAACACATGGACGTTTAGTACTGGTGGATTTGTAACTCCATCTGTGAGCTCTACTGACCCAGCACCTAATGCTACAGGAGTTTTTATTAATAAAAACGTATCTGCAACATTTAATATGCCAATGAATGCTTCAACAATAAATGGAACAACATTTACTGTAATGCAAGGAACTACACCAGTTGCAGGAAATGTATCTTATGACGGAACAAATGCAATTTTTAATCCTAACGTTGATTTTGCAATTAATACCCAATATACTGCTACTATTACAACTGGAGCAAAAAATATTCAAGGTACTACAATTGCCAAAAACTACGTATGGAAATTTACAACTGGTAGCGTTTTAGCTGCTAAAGTTTTATCAACTGATCCTTTAAACAATGCTACAAATGTTGCTGCCAACAAGGTAATTACTATAAACTTCAGTATGCCAATGGATGTATCGACATTTACTAGTGCAAACATTACCTTAAAATCAGGTACTACAACAATTTTAGGTAATTTAACCTACAATCTTACGAAAGACGTGGCTTACTTTACGCCTTCATCTAATCTTTTATTGAATACTACTTATACAGCTACTGTAACAACTGCCGTAAAAAATGCAGCTGGTGTTCCATTAGCTAATAATTATATTTGGAGTTTTAATACAAACGTACCTGTAACTGGTTCACTTGTAGATCTTAAATCGGTTGCAAGATTTGGAATTATTTCAGGAGTTGGAGTTAGTAATAACGCTGGCTTCAGTCAAATACGTAACATGGATGTAGGTATTAGCCCAGGTGTTCGTTCTTCAATTACAGGTTTTCCACCTGCAACAATTGTAAACGGTGCAATCTATGCTTCTGATGATATTGCTCCAGCTGGAACAGCTGCTATGTTAACTCAAGCAAAAAAAGATCTTACTGATGCCTATCTTTTCGTTGAAGGAGCTTCTTACTCTGCACCTATTGGAATAGCAGGCGATCAAGGAGGAAAAACTTTAGTTGCTGGTATCTATAAATCAACCTCTACACTTTTAGTACAAAATGGTAATTTAACACTTAGCGGTAGTGCAACTGATGTTTGGATTTTCCAAATCGCATCTGCTTTTACAACTGTAGGTGGTGCCGGTGGAAATATTGTTCTTGCAGGAGGAGCTTTAGCTAAAAATGTGTATTGGCAAACTGGAAGTTCAGCGACAATTGGAAACTATACAAATTTTCAAGGAAACGTATTGGCTTTACAATCTATAACAATGGGTAGCCATGCAACTGCAACAGGAAGAATGCTTGCCAGAAATGGTGCAGTAGTAATGACTGATACAAATATTATTACAAAACCGTAA